The DNA region GGCCCCGGCCAGTTCCGCGATGCCGCCGTCGCGCGGTTTGCTGCTCTCGACGGCCGAGAGCGAGTCGAGCAGCTGCTTGCCGGTGCCCGCCGGCAGCTCGCGCCCCTGCACACGCATGTCCACGCGCTGGGAATCACGGAGTGCCCGCAGGCCGATCGAGCCGGCAGCCGAGATGGCAAGCTCGAAGTCGTCGGCGGTGGAGTAGTCGCCGCTGGATCGGGACAGGCCGATCACGAAGTGCGACCGGCGGGTCTCTTCGAACTGACGGACCATCATGGTGCCCGTCCGAGCCGTGGACTTCCAGTGCACGTGCCGCAGGTCATCGCCGGGCTGATACTCCAGGAGAGCGTGGAACGAGACGTCATCCCGGGACAGATCGGCGGCAGGGAGGCCTTCGAGATCGCGCAGGTAGCCGAGCGACTGTCCATCGAACAGCACGGTGCGCGGATGCACGAACAGGTCGACCGGGTCGTCGCGCCGGTGCGCCCTCTCGAACAGGCCGAGCGGGTCGCCGCGCACCACGCTCACCGGGCCCACCTTGACGACGCCGCGCTTCTGGGTGGGGATGGCGAAGAGCTCTTCGGCCTCCTCCCCCGGGGCAAGCCGCTGGATGCCGAATTCGCCGCGGCCGGAACCGACGGGCAGCACGATGCGCGAGGGCAGGATGGCTCGGGATCCGCGGTTCGCGAGCGTGAGCGCACCGACGGCGCGCTCACCGACCACGACGCGCGTGCGGGCGAGGTCGAGCGAGACATCGTATGCGGTGCGGCCGATCAGGAACAGCGCGCACAGCGCGACCGTGATCGCGATCACGATCGCGGCGACGGTGAACTCCCACCACCCGGCGATCTGGCCGAGGGCCCAGAAGCCGACGGCGATCGCCATGAGGACCCAGGCCAGCGGGCGGATCGCCGAGCCGATGATGCGGAGGCGCGTCAGCACGCGCGCGCCGATGACGGCCGCGACGTCACGCCATTCAGCGTCGCGGTCCGTCTGCGCCGACGGCGCCGAGAGTGCCTCCGCGACCATCAGGCCGCCGTTCGCGCCTGGGGAGCCGCAATCCCGTCGAGCACCCGAGAAATCACGGTCTGACTGCTGGTGCCGGCGAACTCCGCCTCGGCATCGAGCAGGAGGCGGTGCTGCCAGACGGCAGGCGCCAGGGTCTTGATGTCGTCGGGGAGGACGAAGTGCCGCCCGTGGGCGGCGGCCCACACCTTGGCGATGCGGATCATGGCGATCGCGCCGCGCACCGAAACGCCGAGACGGGTCGCGGGGTCGTTGCGGGTCGCCTCGGCGAGCTCCGCCACGTACCGCAGCACAGCAGATTCGACGTGGACCGACGCCGCGAGGTCGGCCATGTCCGCGACCGCGCCCGTCGTGATGATCGCGGTGAGCCCGGCGGACGGGTTGCGGTCGGATGCGCCGGCCAGGATCTTCTCCGTCACCGCGAGGTCGGGGTAGCCGATCGATGTCTTGATCAGAAAGCGGTCGAGCTGCGCCTCCGGCAGCTTGTACGTTCCGGCCTGTTCGATCGGGTTCTGGGTGGCGATCACCAGGAACGGGCGACCCGTTTCGTGGGTCACGCCGTCGACGGTGACCCGGGATTCCTCCATCACCTCGAGCAGAGCCGACTGCGTCTTCGGCGAGGCGCGGTTGATCTCGTCCGCGAGCACGATGGATGCGAAGATCGGGCCCTTGTGGAATTCGAACCGGTGGGACTGCTGGTCGTAGATCGTGACGCCGGTGACGTCGGAGGGCAGCAGGTCGGGCGTGAACTGGATGCGCGCGCTCGTGCCCTGCACGGTCGCGGCGAGCGCCTTGGCGAGGCTGGTCTTGCCCGTCCCGGGCGCGTCTTCGAGGAGGACATGACCCTCGGCGAGCATGGACGCGACCACCAGACCGACGATCTCGTGCTTGCCCTGCACAGCCTTGTCGATGTTGTGCACCAGGCGCAGGAATGTCGCCTGGAACCAGGCGGCCTGATCGGGGGTCATGCTCATTTCGTCACTGCTCTCTGTCGTATGCGAATGGCTGGGCTCGGCTAGGGCCGCGCCCAGAATCTCTTCTCGGTGTCGACGCCGCTCCCCCAGCCGAGGATGTCGACCCAGACGTCCTGACCGTCGCGTCCCACCCAGCAGCCCAGCTGCTTGGAGCCGCTGCCGTTGAAGTTGACGGTGTAGGTGAGGTCCTCTATCTGGCCGCTGTTGCTCGAGTGACACGTCACCGTGGCGTTGCCGATGTTCAGGTTCTCCCAGTTCACGACCATCTGGCGGCATCCGTTCACGCAGCTGCCTGCCGCGTCACCCTGGGTGACCCACACCCGGGGCTGCGGCTGGTCGTCGGTGCGGGCCGATGCCGAGGCGACCGGGGACCACGCGCCGGTGGAGTCCTGCGCCCTCACATCGATGGTGTGGGTCTGCTCGTACCCATTGCCGACCGTCCGCGACCCGTTGCCGCCCACGTCCTGCCAGCCGCCGCCGTCGAGCCGGATCTGCGTCGTCTGGATCGGACGTCCGTTGTCGGATCCTCCCGAATTCCAGGTGACTTCCACGCTCTGACCGAGGTTCCTGGCGCCGGCCGTGGGGGCGCCGGGAGGACCGAACGGGACCTCGGCGACGGAGTTGGAGACCCCTCCGGCGTACGTCGCGCCATCCACCGTTGCGACGGCCCGCATCTCGACCGAGTAAGAGGTGCCGTTGGCGAGGCCGCCGATGACGCCATTGCCGGGGAATCCTGCCCAGCCGCCGCCGTTCAGGCGGTACTGGTACGCCACTTCACCCGCCCGCGCGCCGTTGCGCGCACCGGGGGTATAGCTCACCGTCAGTTGGCGGTCCGCGGCGGCGACGCCGGTGACCTGCGGAGGCGAGGGGGCGATCACGCCGCGGCGCGGGGCCGACATGGCGCTCCACTCACCCCAGCCGGCCTTGTTGTGACCCCGGATCCGATACGTGTACGCGTTCTCGGAGGTCGGCACGACGATGGCCTGGCTGTTGGATCCTGCGCCGGGCGTCAAGGTCTTCTGCAGGCTGGATCCCTCCCACACCTCCAGCTGATAGGCGTCGATCGCGTCGCCGTTCGCGGACGGCGTCGCCCAGTTCACCTGCATCTGGGCCTGGCTGCCGACCGGCTGCAGCTCGGCCGTCGTCGGAGCCGAACCCGCCAGCGGAGGACCGGCCGGCACCTCGGACGCCGACCAGTTGCTCCAGCTCGAGGGCTCCGGCGCACGGTTGTGCGCCTGCACCCGCACCTGATAGTTGCCGCCGTTCTCCAGGCCCTCCCAGGTCACGGCGTTGCCGGTGACCTCTTTTCGTGTGATCCCCGACGGCGGCGCGGGAGAGATCTCCAGCGTGAACCGCTCCACCGGTGAACCGGGTGTCGTCGGCGTCGTCCAGGCCACCTGCAGCGACCTGTCACCGAAGGCCAGTGTCGGCGGGTTCGGGGTGTCCGGCCGCGCATCCGGACGAGCGACGGCCGACGAACCCGACGGCTTCGACTCGCCCACCCGATTGGTGGCGGTCACCTGGAACACGTACTCGACGTTGTTCGTCAGGTTGTCCAGCGTGCACGTCGTCGACTGGCAGTCCTTGGAGTAGGCGCTGCCCTGCACCGATCGCACCGTGTACTTCGTGATCTCGGCGCCGTTGTTCGACGGGGCGCCGTACGAGACCACGACCGTGCGATCCTGCACGCTCGTGACCGTCGGCGCACCCGGCGCCGCAGGGACGCCCTGCACCGTGAGCACGACCTGACCGGTCGCCTGGCGGTCGGGATCCTCGGTCGAGTCCTGGATGGTGTAGCGCACAACGAGGGTTCCGACGAAGTCGGCGGACGGAGTGACCACCACATTGTCGCCGTTGACGCTTGCGCTGCCCGAACCGGTCTCGACGTTCGCGGAGAGGAGCTTCAGCGGCGTCTCCGGGAAGGGGTTGAAGTCGTTGGCCAGAACGGGAACCGTGACGGCCTTGCCCTGATCGGCCTCCGCGATCGTGTCGGTGTTGGCAGCGGGCATCGCTCGGTTCGATGCGGTCACCTGCACCAGCACCGCTCCCTCGATGGGGTCGGTCACGCCGTCGCTGATCCGGAGCGTCAGCGTCGTCGCCGCACCCTTCTTGGCGTTGGAGGCGGCCTTCACCAGGAGCTTGTCGCCGTCGATCTCCGCGGTGATCCCCTTGTCCTGTCCGCCCGCGAGGGAGTACTCGTGCGTGCCGGCGTCCTCCGGGTCGGGGTCGACGGTGAGTGCGGCGAGGTCGAGGACGCCGGCTTCTTCGCCCGGTGCGACGTTCATCTGACCGCCGACGAACTTCGGCTGCTGGTTCTCGGGCGGCAGCACGTTGATCGGGATGCTGAGCGTCGCCTTGCGGCCGTCGGGGTCGTCCGGACCCGTCCCGTCGGTGACCTCGAAGGTCAGCGCGTCCTGTCCGAAGTATCCCGGCGCCGAGGTGTACACCAGCGTCCGCTCGTCCTTGACCAGGTCGGAGCCGTCGGCGTTCACGGCACTGACCTTGGCGTGCTCGGTGATCACGACATCGCCGCCTCCGGCGACGGTGACGTACTCCGAGAGCGGCACTTCCTTCGTCTCGCCGCTGATCACCTCGAGCGGCTTGGTCGAGGTCAGCGTCGGGCGCAGTCCGTCCTCCGACGGGACGAAGATGAACGCCGACGCCTGCAGGCCGTCCTGGTCCGTGAGTGTGTAGCGGATGAGCTGCAGCTGGTCGGTGACGGTCACCGTGACTGTGCCGTTGTCCAGGAGCGTTCCTCCTGCACCGACCTCCACCTCGAGGTGCTCGGTGGTGCCGTCGGGATCCTCGTCGTTGTCGAGGATGTCGAGATCCGCCGAAAGGCTGCCATCCTCGAGGTCGATGGGTCGGAGGCGGTCGTCGCGGGCGACCGGCGCCTGGAGCGGGACGTCCTCATCCACCGTGATCTGCAACACCGCCGTCGCCGTGGCTCCGCGCGTGTCGGTGATGGTGTACTGCAGGGACGTCTCCAGCGCGTTGTCCGGCGCCCGGACGAGCACCCGGTCGCCGGAGACCCGCGCCGACAGCCCGTCGATCGCGGGGACTTCCAGGCCGCTCTTGACCAGCGAGACCTTGTCGCCCTCCGGGTCGGAATCGTTGAGCATGACCGGTACGGCGATCTCGCGGCCCGGGCGCACGACGACCGC from Microbacterium sp. zg-B185 includes:
- a CDS encoding DUF58 domain-containing protein, coding for MVAEALSAPSAQTDRDAEWRDVAAVIGARVLTRLRIIGSAIRPLAWVLMAIAVGFWALGQIAGWWEFTVAAIVIAITVALCALFLIGRTAYDVSLDLARTRVVVGERAVGALTLANRGSRAILPSRIVLPVGSGRGEFGIQRLAPGEEAEELFAIPTQKRGVVKVGPVSVVRGDPLGLFERAHRRDDPVDLFVHPRTVLFDGQSLGYLRDLEGLPAADLSRDDVSFHALLEYQPGDDLRHVHWKSTARTGTMMVRQFEETRRSHFVIGLSRSSGDYSTADDFELAISAAGSIGLRALRDSQRVDMRVQGRELPAGTGKQLLDSLSAVESSKPRDGGIAELAGAVSATMPLASVVVLVCGSEVRPEALRLACSRLPFGARALAIVADTTAPAPALRRIGDADVITIGALEQIPLALQKVLA
- a CDS encoding Ig-like domain-containing protein codes for the protein MKALSWMRARPKALASAAGVTVGVVAITTMAFSYEGFPTTKVDLNDGGVWITKTSSLLVGHFNHESTVLDGGLRTTGENYDILQDATNVLVVDEGGSTVTAVDPARVSLGDSAGIPSAAKVSLGNKTAAILDTKSGALWVVPVRGIASFEIEAADPVAELGENADVAVAVDGTVFALSTARGEVVTVSVDNEGEALEPSTASLGELDSSAQSTITAVGRTPVVLDAAAGAVLTPGGFRTEIPDADGAVLQQASAETDAVAVATGSALVRVPLDGADPSVTDAGGQGAPAAPVWLRGCTYGAWAGSGAFVRDCAGSANDVTAAIEEAEESASLIFRVNRDVIILNDAVGGAAWMANESLQRVDNWNDLTPPEGETENEEDSTQETVESTLPERSEVNTPPIAEDDSFGVRPGGSALLPVIDNDNDPDGDVLVATILQPQPSIGTVQSIFNGASLQIAVAEDASGSATFEYEVDDGRGGKDTASVTLAVHEEDVNGPPTPKRKTSLTVETGGTVSYNILPDWIDPDGDDIYLKEVVAAPGDEVDFSTDGQLTYKATASLQGRKDVQVTVADGLGELTTTSIALEVRPQGTTKPKTNADHVVTRVGEQITVAPLANDTSSGREPLRLGRVDEVPGATVLPDFTNKTFSFTAPTVGVYYVQYLATAGPENGEGLVRIDVIDAADVDLPPVAVRDVALLPTGGDVLIGVLNNDADPAGGILVVQSVSIEPGTGVSVSVLNHETLRITDQGTLEEQVRVTYRISNGKQSAEGEVVVVPIPAPEEILQPVTAPDTAYVRAGDVVTIPVLDNDTHPSDDALHVAPELIEPFVDPEDGEAFVSQDTVRFRAGLEAKTVYLTYEAVDSRQQKAAGYVTIQILPVDEETNAAPRPRDLVARALSGTEIDIAVPLDGIDGDGDSVELLDISSSPTKGRIVEVAQNYFSYEAFDDSTGVDVFKYNVRDRLGKEGTATIRVGIAPAEQVNQAPYAVKDAVVVRPGREIAVPVMLNDSDPEGDKVSLVKSGLEVPAIDGLSARVSGDRVLVRAPDNALETSLQYTITDTRGATATAVLQITVDEDVPLQAPVARDDRLRPIDLEDGSLSADLDILDNDEDPDGTTEHLEVEVGAGGTLLDNGTVTVTVTDQLQLIRYTLTDQDGLQASAFIFVPSEDGLRPTLTSTKPLEVISGETKEVPLSEYVTVAGGGDVVITEHAKVSAVNADGSDLVKDERTLVYTSAPGYFGQDALTFEVTDGTGPDDPDGRKATLSIPINVLPPENQQPKFVGGQMNVAPGEEAGVLDLAALTVDPDPEDAGTHEYSLAGGQDKGITAEIDGDKLLVKAASNAKKGAATTLTLRISDGVTDPIEGAVLVQVTASNRAMPAANTDTIAEADQGKAVTVPVLANDFNPFPETPLKLLSANVETGSGSASVNGDNVVVTPSADFVGTLVVRYTIQDSTEDPDRQATGQVVLTVQGVPAAPGAPTVTSVQDRTVVVSYGAPSNNGAEITKYTVRSVQGSAYSKDCQSTTCTLDNLTNNVEYVFQVTATNRVGESKPSGSSAVARPDARPDTPNPPTLAFGDRSLQVAWTTPTTPGSPVERFTLEISPAPPSGITRKEVTGNAVTWEGLENGGNYQVRVQAHNRAPEPSSWSNWSASEVPAGPPLAGSAPTTAELQPVGSQAQMQVNWATPSANGDAIDAYQLEVWEGSSLQKTLTPGAGSNSQAIVVPTSENAYTYRIRGHNKAGWGEWSAMSAPRRGVIAPSPPQVTGVAAADRQLTVSYTPGARNGARAGEVAYQYRLNGGGWAGFPGNGVIGGLANGTSYSVEMRAVATVDGATYAGGVSNSVAEVPFGPPGAPTAGARNLGQSVEVTWNSGGSDNGRPIQTTQIRLDGGGWQDVGGNGSRTVGNGYEQTHTIDVRAQDSTGAWSPVASASARTDDQPQPRVWVTQGDAAGSCVNGCRQMVVNWENLNIGNATVTCHSSNSGQIEDLTYTVNFNGSGSKQLGCWVGRDGQDVWVDILGWGSGVDTEKRFWARP
- a CDS encoding MoxR family ATPase, which translates into the protein MSMTPDQAAWFQATFLRLVHNIDKAVQGKHEIVGLVVASMLAEGHVLLEDAPGTGKTSLAKALAATVQGTSARIQFTPDLLPSDVTGVTIYDQQSHRFEFHKGPIFASIVLADEINRASPKTQSALLEVMEESRVTVDGVTHETGRPFLVIATQNPIEQAGTYKLPEAQLDRFLIKTSIGYPDLAVTEKILAGASDRNPSAGLTAIITTGAVADMADLAASVHVESAVLRYVAELAEATRNDPATRLGVSVRGAIAMIRIAKVWAAAHGRHFVLPDDIKTLAPAVWQHRLLLDAEAEFAGTSSQTVISRVLDGIAAPQARTAA